One Anabas testudineus chromosome 15, fAnaTes1.2, whole genome shotgun sequence genomic window carries:
- the grem2a gene encoding gremlin-2, translated as MLWRITIPVILAGVLCITAETKKPRPQGSIPSPYKTKGNLSSERHHRLLQQKPEVLSSSREALVVTERRYLRRDWCKTQPLRQTISEEGCRSRTVVNRFCYGQCNSFYIPRHMGPSSGQGQNRGQASGSGRKNHNKAQEPFQSCSFCRPHRITQLTVQLDCPDLQPPFKHRKVQRVKQCRCMSVDVSGHGKL; from the coding sequence ATGCTGTGGCGAATAACTATCCCAGTCATCCTGGCTGGGGTGCTCTGCATCACTGCTGAGACCAAAAAGCCCCGACCCCAGGGATCTATTCCGTCCCCATACAAGACCAAAGGGAATCTGTCTTCAGAGCGTCACCACCGGCTATTGCAGCAGAAACCAGAGGTGTTATCCTCCAGCCGAGAGGCCTTGGTGGTGACAGAGCGCCGCTACCTCCGCAGAGACTGGTGTAAGACCCAACCTCTCCGTCAGACGATCAGTGAGGAGGGCTGCCGCAGCCGCACTGTGGTCAACCGTTTTTGCTATGGCCAGTGCAACTCCTTCTACATCCCTCGCCATATGGGTCCCAGCTCAGGTCAGGGCCAGAATCGAGGCCAAGCTTCAGGTTCTGGAAGGAAAAACCACAACAAGGCACAGGAGCCATTCCAGTCCTGCTCCTTTTGCAGGCCACACCGCATCACACAGCTCACAGTGCAGCTAGACTGCCCAGACCTGCAGCCGCCTTTTAAACATCGCAAGGTGCAGAGGGTCAAACAGTGCCGCTGCATGTCTGTGGATGTGAGCGGCCATGGGAAACTGTGA